The following are encoded together in the Parabacteroides chongii genome:
- a CDS encoding BlaI/MecI/CopY family transcriptional regulator, translating into MEKLTMQEEEVMRLIWQIGPCFVKEILAKYADPKPPYTTLASIVKNLERKKYVKNKRYGNTYEYTPLIPESEYKRTFMSGVVRNYFENSYKEMVSFFAKDQKISADDLKDIIDLIEKGKE; encoded by the coding sequence ATGGAAAAATTGACAATGCAGGAAGAAGAGGTAATGCGCTTGATTTGGCAGATTGGTCCTTGTTTCGTAAAAGAGATACTGGCGAAATATGCAGATCCGAAACCCCCTTATACAACGCTTGCTTCTATTGTAAAGAATTTGGAACGAAAGAAGTATGTGAAGAACAAACGTTATGGAAATACGTATGAATACACTCCGTTGATCCCGGAAAGTGAATACAAACGTACTTTTATGAGCGGAGTAGTTCGTAATTACTTTGAGAACTCGTACAAGGAAATGGTCTCTTTCTTTGCCAAAGATCAGAAGATTTCGGCTGATGACCTGAAAGATATCATCGATCTGATAGAAAAAGGAAAAGAATAA
- a CDS encoding M56 family metallopeptidase: MTPEFAYFLKVNVAFVLFYAFYRLLFYKDTFFKLRRVSLLAFFGLALLYPLLNIQEWVKEQEPMTEVIMMYSAMMPEVTITPETVVKTDWKAVMLSASSYIYWSVVALLLVRFFVQLTSILLLAYRSKRTLIHGVLVYRLDKPAGPFSFFQMIFIHPESHSEKEIDEILTHECTHVFQWHSIDVMICELITVVCWVNPFAWLLKREVRHNLEYLADNTVIQSGYDCKSYQYHLLGLAHHYQAAATLYNSFNVLHLKNRISMMNKKRSHGIGRTKYLIFIPLAVFLMLLSNIEAVARITKEIAADAVADVKEATEVMITQGDNVKVTGQVIDDFNGPVIGASVIIKGTNVGTITDTKGNFTLETTKDAVLSFSFPGMKPKEVAVKDVLGNLKVQLYPDGSIQRTQPTTGTAPAASPKPRTSTDQVFTVVEVMPEFPGGQEALLQFLAKTVKYPVIAQENGIQGRVTASFIVEKDGSVTDIEVIRGVDPSLDKEAIRVLSTMPKWTPGKQRGQDVAVKYTVPVTFRLQGKDAPDSGGNKQEKQELQGKDAENEIVVVGYGEQKETTVSDQVFVMVEKMPQYPGGDAALTRFIANTVQYPVSAQQNGIQGRVVCSFIINPDGSVSDAEVIQGVDPALDKEALRVIGQMPKWIPGMQRGKAVKVKYTTPVTFRLQ, encoded by the coding sequence ATGACACCGGAATTTGCCTACTTTTTGAAGGTGAATGTAGCCTTTGTACTCTTTTATGCCTTCTACCGTCTGCTCTTTTACAAGGACACGTTCTTTAAGTTGCGTCGGGTCTCCCTCCTTGCTTTCTTTGGCCTCGCATTGCTTTATCCGTTGCTGAATATTCAGGAGTGGGTGAAAGAACAGGAACCAATGACGGAAGTGATCATGATGTATTCGGCGATGATGCCGGAAGTTACCATCACCCCCGAAACGGTCGTTAAGACAGACTGGAAAGCCGTGATGCTTTCCGCAAGTTCGTATATTTACTGGAGTGTCGTGGCCCTTTTACTAGTCCGTTTCTTTGTGCAGTTGACCAGCATCCTGCTGTTGGCATACCGTAGTAAACGGACTCTTATTCATGGTGTCCTGGTTTATCGGCTCGATAAACCCGCCGGACCCTTTTCGTTCTTCCAAATGATATTCATACATCCGGAAAGCCATTCGGAGAAAGAGATAGATGAAATACTTACACACGAATGTACCCATGTATTCCAATGGCATTCGATAGACGTGATGATTTGCGAGCTGATTACTGTCGTATGTTGGGTGAACCCTTTTGCGTGGCTTTTGAAACGCGAGGTGCGCCATAACCTGGAATATCTGGCAGACAATACCGTTATCCAATCCGGATACGACTGCAAGAGCTATCAGTACCATCTACTGGGACTTGCCCATCATTATCAGGCTGCAGCAACATTATATAATAGTTTTAATGTATTACATCTAAAAAACAGAATTAGTATGATGAACAAAAAGAGATCCCACGGGATCGGAAGAACAAAATACCTGATATTCATTCCTTTGGCAGTATTCCTGATGCTGCTGAGCAACATCGAGGCAGTAGCCCGTATTACAAAGGAAATAGCAGCCGATGCTGTTGCCGATGTAAAGGAAGCTACCGAGGTGATGATCACTCAAGGGGATAATGTGAAAGTGACAGGTCAGGTAATCGATGATTTTAACGGACCGGTTATCGGTGCGTCAGTGATAATCAAAGGAACCAATGTCGGTACGATTACCGATACCAAAGGTAACTTTACTCTTGAAACAACAAAAGATGCCGTTCTTAGTTTTTCTTTCCCTGGAATGAAACCGAAAGAGGTTGCGGTAAAGGATGTGTTGGGTAACCTGAAAGTACAGCTGTATCCGGACGGAAGCATACAAAGAACGCAACCGACTACGGGAACTGCTCCTGCTGCCTCTCCTAAGCCTAGAACATCAACGGACCAGGTATTTACGGTAGTAGAAGTTATGCCGGAGTTTCCGGGTGGACAAGAAGCTCTATTGCAATTTCTGGCAAAAACCGTTAAATATCCGGTAATCGCCCAGGAAAATGGAATCCAGGGACGTGTGACGGCTTCTTTTATTGTAGAGAAAGATGGTTCGGTGACGGATATAGAAGTGATTCGTGGTGTAGATCCGTCGCTCGATAAAGAAGCTATCAGGGTACTTTCTACAATGCCGAAATGGACGCCCGGAAAGCAACGGGGACAAGATGTGGCTGTTAAATATACCGTACCGGTCACTTTCCGTTTGCAAGGAAAGGATGCCCCTGATTCCGGAGGAAACAAGCAAGAAAAACAAGAGTTGCAGGGAAAAGATGCCGAGAATGAAATAGTTGTTGTCGGTTATGGCGAGCAAAAGGAGACTACAGTTTCCGATCAGGTGTTTGTAATGGTAGAGAAGATGCCGCAGTATCCGGGCGGAGATGCAGCTCTCACTCGTTTTATCGCAAATACAGTACAGTATCCGGTGAGTGCTCAGCAAAACGGCATACAAGGACGTGTTGTTTGTTCATTCATTATCAATCCGGATGGAAGTGTCAGTGATGCGGAAGTGATCCAGGGGGTCGATCCCGCTCTTGACAAAGAGGCTTTACGTGTAATAGGTCAGATGCCTAAATGGATTCCGGGCATGCAGCGCGGAAAGGCTGTAAAAGTAAAATATACGACTCCTGTGACGTTCAGATTGCAGTAA
- the hflX gene encoding GTPase HflX produces MKEFIISEAKTEKAVLVGLITPEQNEQKVKEYLDELAFLADTAGADAVKKFYQKLDYPNPVTFVGTGKLQEIKEYVVENEIGLVIFDDELSPKQLRNIEKELQVKILDRTSLILDIFASRAQTAHAKTQVELAQYKYMLPRLTRLWTHLERQRGGVGMRGPGETQLETDKRIILDKIAKLKRDLVDIDKQKSVQRKNRGKMVRVALVGYTNVGKSTLMNQLSKSDVFAENKLFATLDTTVRKVIVENLPFLLSDTVGFIRKLPTELVESFKSTLDEVREADLLVHVVDISHPTFEEQIEVVNKTLAEIDKTEKPMIMVFNKVDAFTFTPKEEDDLTPRTRENIDLDELKRTWMNKLQDNCIFISAKERTNIDALKALLYERVKQIHITRFPYNDFLFQQYDEE; encoded by the coding sequence ATGAAAGAATTTATCATATCAGAAGCAAAAACTGAAAAAGCTGTGCTCGTCGGTTTAATTACCCCCGAGCAAAACGAACAGAAAGTAAAAGAATATCTGGACGAACTGGCATTCCTTGCCGATACGGCCGGAGCAGATGCTGTCAAAAAGTTTTATCAGAAACTAGATTATCCGAATCCCGTCACATTTGTCGGTACCGGTAAATTACAGGAGATCAAAGAATACGTGGTCGAGAATGAAATCGGACTGGTTATCTTCGACGACGAACTCTCACCGAAGCAGCTTCGTAATATTGAAAAAGAACTCCAGGTGAAAATACTCGACCGTACCAGCCTGATACTCGACATATTCGCCAGCCGTGCCCAAACAGCCCATGCAAAAACGCAGGTCGAACTGGCACAATATAAATACATGCTTCCGCGCCTGACCCGCTTGTGGACCCACCTGGAACGCCAGCGTGGTGGTGTTGGTATGCGCGGACCGGGTGAAACCCAGCTGGAAACCGACAAACGTATCATCCTGGATAAGATTGCCAAGCTGAAACGCGACCTGGTGGATATCGACAAACAGAAAAGTGTACAGCGAAAGAATCGTGGCAAGATGGTCCGTGTCGCACTGGTGGGCTATACCAACGTCGGTAAATCCACGTTGATGAACCAACTGAGCAAAAGCGATGTGTTTGCCGAAAACAAATTGTTCGCCACGCTCGACACCACTGTCAGAAAAGTAATCGTTGAAAACCTGCCGTTCCTGTTGTCAGACACGGTCGGTTTTATCCGCAAATTACCTACCGAACTGGTGGAATCGTTTAAATCAACACTCGACGAGGTGCGCGAAGCCGATCTACTGGTCCATGTAGTGGATATTTCCCATCCGACTTTTGAAGAACAGATCGAAGTCGTAAACAAGACACTAGCGGAAATCGACAAAACGGAGAAGCCGATGATCATGGTATTCAACAAAGTCGACGCATTCACCTTCACTCCCAAAGAAGAAGATGACCTGACACCACGAACACGGGAGAATATCGACCTCGACGAACTGAAACGTACCTGGATGAATAAGCTACAGGACAACTGTATCTTTATCTCAGCCAAAGAACGCACCAACATAGATGCGCTGAAAGCATTATTATACGAACGGGTTAAACAGATACATATCACCCGCTTCCCCTACAACGATTTCCTCTTCCAGCAGTACGACGAGGAATAG
- a CDS encoding T9SS type A sorting domain-containing protein: MKKKHLRMFRRIFAGTAILAILVPVRAQVSNPSAWGDFVKGSGNALVVDTIRRQTFRQHPEDNWEYVTNGETVLPDGTTTLQIPLGGTVSFTSFSTEGYKDVVIRFRCAGDKLVDGADLSARYLTEEGELTKVLYAPKVKPDKEDNWFNYKVFQIEGSPSSLELYAEKPAVGSKDGVYLVNSFSVHGQIPEYSFFSGKGNWNDAICWSNLPPLRRRCALISGTATINSFIECQTASLGNGGNLTITENGHFIVNNLFLHSTDNRPTATDFSLTVQGKLSVKESVSLQHTFPEKAKWYFLSFPFDVYLKEIDNRFQLKDEQFTGNGNYFYVQMYNGDKRSSTQTPTGNWEVFSIPVSSDNPLVFERGKGYLVALDAAASDNTLTFSVEGENIPEDFGKAVSIPVNVASSMDAGDDNSGWYLCGNPLPASLKLSQIQPDPALDGNIYLYDGKNYAPYAIGSNYELPPLAAFFVKASATTELTVTNEPSTAKAVLLKSGYPLRSELTEPINVKTQLLKIRKENETSILKGNVLYLSGFSSVGKLKVVDVTGQLVYSCPVPQGSSVQSLPLRGGLYILIIEAGGYRAQHKCVLAQ; the protein is encoded by the coding sequence ATGAAAAAGAAACATTTACGTATGTTTCGGCGCATCTTTGCCGGAACAGCCATTCTGGCAATTTTAGTGCCTGTCCGGGCACAAGTGTCTAATCCGTCTGCATGGGGTGATTTCGTGAAAGGAAGCGGGAATGCGTTGGTTGTCGATACGATTAGGCGGCAAACATTTCGACAGCATCCCGAAGATAACTGGGAATATGTAACGAATGGAGAAACGGTTTTGCCGGATGGTACAACTACACTTCAGATACCTTTAGGTGGAACTGTCTCTTTTACTTCCTTCTCTACTGAGGGATATAAAGATGTTGTGATCAGGTTTCGTTGTGCCGGTGACAAGCTGGTCGATGGAGCGGATTTATCTGCCCGTTATTTAACAGAAGAAGGGGAGCTGACAAAAGTGTTATATGCTCCGAAGGTTAAACCTGATAAGGAGGACAATTGGTTTAATTATAAAGTTTTTCAAATAGAAGGGTCTCCTTCTTCTCTTGAGTTGTATGCTGAAAAGCCCGCTGTTGGCTCTAAAGATGGGGTTTATCTGGTAAATAGTTTTTCTGTCCATGGTCAAATTCCAGAATATTCTTTCTTCTCAGGAAAAGGAAATTGGAATGATGCGATTTGTTGGTCGAATCTTCCCCCTTTACGTCGTCGCTGTGCGCTCATCTCCGGAACAGCAACTATCAACTCTTTCATTGAGTGCCAAACTGCATCGCTAGGTAACGGTGGTAACTTGACTATCACAGAAAACGGCCATTTCATCGTGAATAACCTCTTCCTGCATAGCACTGACAATCGACCGACAGCTACTGACTTCTCACTGACAGTGCAAGGCAAACTATCTGTAAAAGAGAGTGTAAGCCTTCAGCATACTTTCCCCGAAAAAGCTAAATGGTATTTCCTCTCTTTCCCTTTCGATGTCTATCTGAAGGAGATCGATAACCGCTTCCAATTGAAGGATGAGCAATTTACAGGTAACGGCAATTACTTCTATGTACAAATGTACAATGGTGATAAGCGGTCCTCTACTCAAACACCGACAGGAAACTGGGAGGTCTTCTCTATTCCTGTTTCTTCAGATAACCCCCTTGTTTTTGAAAGAGGAAAAGGTTATTTAGTCGCATTGGATGCGGCAGCTTCTGATAATACATTAACCTTTTCCGTTGAGGGAGAAAATATACCTGAGGATTTCGGAAAGGCGGTTTCCATTCCTGTCAATGTCGCTTCGTCTATGGATGCAGGTGATGATAACAGTGGTTGGTATCTTTGTGGTAACCCTTTGCCCGCTTCATTAAAACTGTCTCAGATACAGCCTGATCCGGCACTCGACGGAAACATTTATCTATATGATGGAAAGAACTATGCCCCTTATGCAATAGGCAGCAATTATGAACTTCCCCCCTTGGCTGCCTTTTTCGTTAAAGCGAGTGCCACAACTGAACTGACTGTTACGAATGAACCGTCTACCGCAAAGGCAGTGTTGCTAAAATCCGGTTATCCTTTGCGTTCTGAACTGACGGAGCCGATAAATGTTAAAACTCAGCTGTTAAAAATAAGAAAAGAAAACGAGACGAGTATTTTAAAAGGTAATGTGCTCTATCTGAGTGGATTTTCGTCTGTCGGGAAACTGAAAGTGGTCGATGTCACGGGACAACTTGTATATTCCTGTCCGGTACCGCAAGGTTCGTCTGTGCAATCATTACCTCTTCGGGGCGGTTTGTATATACTGATTATTGAAGCTGGTGGTTATCGTGCCCAACACAAATGCGTTCTGGCCCAATGA
- a CDS encoding DUF4954 family protein, translated as MEKIRNLRPEEIALLQSQGCHAENWENVIVPVAFGTQYIHNVHFSGTVVLGIFEKKFTLPGGIRKHSGLKNATLHNCMLGDNVLIENTHNYIANYRIKDNCFIENVNVIVVDGESSFGNNIPVSVLNETGGREVPIYDWLSAPMAYVIALYRHRPKLIERLQELIAGYTKSVTSDHGTIGENTRIINTGTIRNVNIGKHATLENCTRLENGTVNSNEEAPVYIGDSVIAQDFIISSGAVIADAAKIIRCFIGQACHVTHNFSAHDSLLFSNCSFENGEACAIFAGPFTVSMHKSSLLIAGMYSFLNAGSGSNQSNHMYKLGPIHQGIVERGSKTTSDSYILWPARIGAFSLVMGRHHHHSDTSDMPFSYLIEKDDETYLVPGVNLRSVGTIRDAQKWPKRDKRTDPNQLDMINYNLLSPYTIRKMLKAVDILTNLQTLVGETSEIYYYQNTRIKGSSLQNALKFYRMAINKFLGNSLIKRLEGTPFRDIEEVRRQLVPTTAEGTGEWVDLSGLILPKDQLDSLIEHIESGEINSLERAEAFFHLMHRSYYDMEWTWAYQKIEEYYGISLSKITADKIIELVEIWKSSVIGLDELLYKDAKKEFSLTSMTGFGVDGTRKEKEEDFEIVRGAFEQNPFVTAVKEHISTKRALGDELIERINRIRNPEEEK; from the coding sequence ATGGAAAAAATCAGAAACCTGCGGCCGGAAGAGATTGCGCTCCTGCAATCTCAGGGCTGCCATGCAGAAAACTGGGAAAATGTTATAGTCCCTGTTGCTTTCGGTACACAGTATATTCATAACGTACATTTCTCCGGCACTGTCGTCCTCGGTATTTTTGAAAAGAAATTCACTCTGCCGGGCGGGATCAGGAAGCATAGCGGTCTAAAAAATGCGACCTTGCATAACTGCATGCTGGGTGATAATGTGTTGATCGAGAATACACACAATTATATCGCGAACTACCGCATCAAGGACAATTGTTTTATAGAAAATGTCAATGTGATTGTAGTTGACGGAGAAAGTTCCTTCGGTAATAATATACCGGTTTCGGTACTGAACGAGACGGGAGGACGAGAGGTCCCTATCTACGACTGGCTTTCAGCACCGATGGCTTATGTGATCGCACTTTACCGCCACCGCCCGAAACTGATCGAACGATTGCAGGAACTGATTGCCGGTTATACTAAAAGCGTCACTTCCGACCACGGTACAATCGGAGAGAACACTCGGATAATCAACACCGGAACAATCCGGAATGTCAATATAGGCAAGCATGCGACCTTGGAAAATTGTACACGCCTGGAAAACGGGACGGTGAATAGTAACGAAGAAGCCCCTGTATATATCGGCGACAGTGTGATCGCCCAGGATTTTATCATCTCATCAGGTGCCGTGATTGCCGATGCGGCGAAGATCATCCGCTGTTTTATCGGGCAGGCATGCCACGTAACACATAACTTTTCGGCTCACGATTCCCTGTTGTTCAGTAACTGTTCCTTTGAAAACGGGGAAGCCTGCGCCATCTTCGCCGGCCCGTTCACCGTTTCCATGCATAAAAGCAGCCTGCTGATCGCCGGTATGTATTCATTCCTGAACGCCGGAAGCGGTTCGAACCAAAGCAACCATATGTACAAACTCGGTCCGATCCATCAGGGTATCGTGGAAAGAGGCTCCAAAACAACCAGCGATTCATATATTCTTTGGCCGGCACGCATCGGAGCATTCTCCCTGGTTATGGGACGACATCACCATCATAGCGACACCTCCGACATGCCTTTCTCTTATCTGATAGAGAAAGATGACGAGACTTATCTGGTGCCGGGCGTAAACCTGCGGAGTGTCGGTACGATCCGTGATGCCCAAAAATGGCCGAAGCGCGATAAACGCACCGATCCGAACCAGCTGGATATGATTAACTACAATCTGTTAAGCCCATATACGATCCGGAAGATGCTAAAGGCTGTCGATATCCTGACAAACCTGCAAACGCTTGTCGGAGAGACTTCGGAAATATATTATTATCAAAATACCCGCATCAAAGGTTCTTCTCTGCAAAATGCACTGAAGTTCTATAGAATGGCTATCAACAAGTTTTTAGGAAATTCGCTTATCAAACGTCTGGAAGGAACTCCCTTCCGCGACATCGAAGAAGTCCGCAGGCAACTGGTCCCTACTACTGCCGAAGGGACTGGCGAATGGGTCGACCTTTCCGGATTGATCCTTCCCAAAGATCAACTGGACAGTTTGATCGAGCATATCGAGAGCGGTGAAATAAACTCCCTGGAGAGGGCGGAGGCTTTCTTCCATCTTATGCACCGCTCATACTATGACATGGAATGGACATGGGCTTACCAAAAGATAGAAGAATACTACGGCATTAGCCTCAGCAAGATTACCGCCGATAAGATCATCGAACTGGTCGAAATATGGAAATCATCCGTTATCGGTTTGGACGAACTCCTTTATAAAGATGCTAAAAAAGAATTTTCCCTCACCTCAATGACCGGCTTCGGTGTAGACGGCACCCGCAAAGAAAAAGAAGAGGATTTCGAAATCGTACGCGGAGCATTCGAGCAAAACCCGTTCGTCACAGCCGTGAAAGAACATATCAGCACCAAACGGGCACTAGGAGACGAGCTGATCGAAAGGATAAACCGCATCCGTAACCCGGAAGAAGAAAAGTAA
- a CDS encoding tetratricopeptide repeat protein, with translation MQKLIRMMSTMLFILTFYVFTLQSQELSLQELVNRKQFPEVLARTDSLTAADSSNYATMSAIGQAYEGMFRYKDAYRCFQHCLSMDTTNMDAWNALARAAINYGKIAEAERCYGKVLEADSLNFYANNQLARLYYQLGDYGKAMDHYRTLATFESDNPTILAGLADCHMKKGGMNTLIALELYARAMEINPENIRVASSLINLLLWQGDGKGALQVCDTALYYNPDNRQIRQSQGMALYMTKKYLKADTVYSSLLAEGDSSFINLKYAGASRYMSGHALDAVEPLELAYAIDSTDVETILLYGGTLGKTYDRQRAYELFDQAEECMKPKKFFVNLLATFRGSALERDGRFNEAEKVYYEAWKKDPTQLNLLYEINKHYWLRDSEMFDDEKRLQKALFSKYIYMTELMKRKEPKENLFGFRYFLEDLYKEAFFRNMTELTMLAPDGKKSRLSMPDLQNLINQLPEPSELEKKRREQMKAAMKDYEKKHKKEIAARDSAKEVNVEGKAVKLE, from the coding sequence ATGCAGAAGTTGATCAGAATGATGAGTACGATGTTATTCATCCTTACCTTTTACGTCTTTACATTACAGTCTCAGGAGCTTTCTTTGCAGGAGTTGGTAAACAGAAAACAGTTTCCGGAGGTGCTTGCTCGCACGGATAGTCTGACGGCGGCAGATTCTTCGAATTATGCAACTATGTCGGCCATCGGGCAGGCTTATGAGGGTATGTTTCGGTATAAAGATGCATATCGTTGTTTTCAGCATTGCCTGTCGATGGATACGACGAATATGGATGCATGGAATGCGCTTGCCCGTGCCGCTATTAATTATGGAAAGATAGCGGAGGCGGAGCGTTGCTACGGGAAAGTACTGGAAGCGGATAGTTTGAACTTTTATGCGAACAATCAACTGGCACGCCTGTATTATCAGTTAGGGGATTACGGGAAGGCGATGGATCACTATCGTACGCTGGCTACGTTTGAGAGCGATAATCCTACCATCCTGGCAGGTCTCGCCGATTGCCATATGAAAAAAGGAGGAATGAATACGCTGATCGCTTTGGAGTTATATGCCCGTGCAATGGAGATCAATCCGGAGAATATCCGTGTCGCTTCTTCCTTGATCAACCTGTTACTGTGGCAGGGAGATGGGAAAGGAGCATTGCAGGTCTGCGATACCGCTTTGTACTATAACCCCGATAACCGACAGATACGGCAGAGCCAGGGGATGGCTTTGTATATGACGAAAAAATACCTGAAAGCGGACACTGTCTACAGCAGTCTGTTGGCGGAAGGAGATTCTTCTTTTATCAATCTAAAATATGCCGGTGCTTCCCGCTATATGTCCGGTCATGCATTGGATGCCGTGGAACCTTTGGAGCTGGCTTATGCAATCGATTCGACTGATGTGGAAACGATTTTGCTTTATGGAGGTACATTAGGTAAAACTTACGACCGGCAGCGGGCATATGAATTATTCGACCAGGCGGAAGAATGTATGAAACCGAAGAAGTTTTTCGTCAATTTGCTGGCTACTTTCAGGGGAAGCGCTTTGGAGCGGGATGGCCGATTCAATGAAGCTGAAAAAGTCTATTATGAAGCCTGGAAGAAAGATCCGACACAGTTGAACCTGTTATATGAAATCAACAAACATTACTGGCTAAGAGATTCGGAGATGTTCGATGATGAGAAACGGTTACAGAAAGCGCTTTTCAGCAAATATATTTACATGACAGAGTTGATGAAGAGAAAGGAACCGAAAGAGAACCTGTTCGGCTTCCGTTATTTCTTGGAAGACTTATACAAAGAGGCTTTCTTCCGGAATATGACGGAGTTGACCATGCTGGCTCCCGACGGTAAAAAAAGCCGGTTGTCCATGCCGGATCTGCAAAACCTCATCAACCAGTTACCCGAACCTTCCGAATTGGAAAAGAAACGGCGCGAACAAATGAAAGCAGCTATGAAGGATTACGAGAAAAAACATAAGAAAGAAATAGCTGCAAGAGATTCGGCAAAGGAAGTTAACGTTGAAGGAAAGGCCGTTAAGCTGGAATGA
- a CDS encoding tetratricopeptide repeat protein, translated as MMHKYIVLLLLSVLSLMGQAQSVSLQELVNKKKFPEVIALADSLTPADSADYVTMSAIGQAYEGILEYDKAYRYYQYCLQMDTTNADAFTSVARVAMNLGKASVAKDCFLKVLEADSTDFYANYQLARLYSQIGDYENAVLQFNVLRDQDTTKVNPVIYRNIADCYMKMNSVPAATICYYQAYNVNRENAGLASALVNCLYRLGGPNVLDGLAVCDTALFYNPGNQSLRRSKAMGFYMNKQYATADTLYQDLLAEGDTSFLTLKYGGASRYLSGRAMDAIDLLEWAYRKDTTDVETNLLLGAALGKTYDRKRAYQLFDQAEQLMQPNEALVNLLLTSRAETLWKDGRSREAERLLYKEWLANKDRLDLLFRIEQKFSNWGPTYDTEEERDRALFVKVTFLKECILTGKKLKGFHVYRPLLQYMYEDAFFKKKDELIMIAPDGKRSKLAVDELKSVIDQLPETPELEKKLQKQMEDNFKQRKQAANPKLEPLDENSEAFKASMKAAGKLHEEQKLTEKKSE; from the coding sequence ATGATGCACAAATATATTGTTTTGCTTCTTCTCAGTGTCCTGTCCCTTATGGGGCAGGCACAGAGTGTATCGCTTCAGGAACTGGTGAATAAGAAGAAATTTCCGGAAGTGATTGCCCTGGCCGATAGCCTTACTCCGGCAGATTCTGCCGATTATGTTACTATGTCGGCTATCGGCCAGGCTTACGAAGGTATCTTGGAGTATGATAAGGCTTACCGGTATTATCAGTATTGTCTGCAAATGGATACGACGAACGCAGATGCTTTCACTTCCGTAGCCCGGGTGGCGATGAATCTGGGAAAAGCATCGGTAGCTAAAGATTGTTTCCTGAAAGTTTTGGAAGCGGACAGTACGGACTTTTATGCTAATTATCAACTGGCGCGTCTGTATTCGCAGATCGGTGATTATGAGAATGCTGTCCTGCAGTTCAACGTCTTACGCGATCAGGACACGACGAAGGTAAATCCTGTTATCTACCGGAATATTGCCGATTGTTATATGAAGATGAATTCCGTACCGGCAGCTACGATCTGTTATTATCAAGCCTATAATGTGAACCGTGAAAATGCCGGCCTTGCAAGTGCGCTGGTCAATTGTCTGTACCGGTTGGGCGGCCCGAACGTACTGGACGGTCTGGCTGTTTGCGATACGGCTTTGTTTTATAATCCCGGCAATCAGTCCCTGCGTCGCAGCAAGGCGATGGGGTTCTATATGAATAAGCAGTATGCCACAGCCGATACCTTATACCAGGATCTGTTGGCGGAAGGCGATACCTCTTTTCTTACCTTGAAATATGGTGGTGCTTCGCGTTATCTGTCGGGACGTGCCATGGATGCGATCGACTTGTTGGAATGGGCTTACCGGAAAGATACGACAGATGTAGAAACAAATTTGTTGTTGGGAGCCGCTTTGGGGAAGACATACGATCGTAAACGTGCTTACCAGTTGTTCGACCAGGCTGAACAGTTGATGCAGCCGAATGAGGCTTTGGTCAATTTGTTGTTGACCTCCCGTGCCGAGACCTTATGGAAAGACGGGCGTTCGCGGGAAGCTGAAAGGTTGTTGTATAAGGAATGGTTGGCGAATAAAGACCGTTTGGATCTGTTGTTCCGTATCGAACAGAAGTTCTCAAATTGGGGACCGACTTATGACACGGAAGAAGAACGTGATCGTGCCTTATTTGTCAAAGTCACTTTCCTGAAAGAATGTATCCTGACAGGAAAGAAGCTGAAAGGGTTCCATGTATATCGTCCTTTGTTGCAATATATGTATGAAGATGCTTTCTTCAAGAAAAAGGATGAGCTGATTATGATCGCTCCCGACGGTAAGAGGAGTAAGTTGGCGGTGGACGAATTGAAGTCTGTCATCGATCAGTTGCCGGAAACTCCGGAACTCGAAAAGAAACTTCAAAAGCAGATGGAGGACAACTTCAAACAGAGAAAGCAAGCTGCGAATCCTAAGCTGGAGCCTCTCGACGAGAACTCTGAAGCTTTTAAAGCGAGCATGAAGGCTGCAGGAAAATTACACGAGGAACAGAAACTGACAGAAAAGAAATCAGAATAA